The following proteins are encoded in a genomic region of Pseudomonas sp. Os17:
- a CDS encoding DUF3969 family protein: MKDFSLIVEVFGADEVCRVISALSIGLLTSVRSGLMSLEEAEQILFTPRTEKVLRDKGVSSVICDLVLECCELEDVLSLLPHRYEKNIDMLIERFSGVLSSICAPDMQWKLARLR, translated from the coding sequence ATGAAAGATTTTTCGTTGATTGTAGAGGTTTTTGGGGCTGATGAAGTTTGCAGGGTCATTTCTGCACTGTCCATTGGTTTGTTAACTTCGGTTCGCTCTGGCTTGATGTCGCTAGAGGAGGCTGAGCAAATTCTTTTTACACCGAGAACTGAGAAGGTCTTAAGAGATAAAGGTGTCTCTTCTGTTATTTGCGATCTTGTACTTGAATGTTGTGAACTAGAGGATGTGCTTAGCTTGTTGCCTCATAGGTATGAGAAAAATATAGATATGCTTATTGAAAGGTTTTCAGGGGTATTGAGTAGTATTTGTGCGCCAGATATGCAGTGGAAGCTTGCAAGGCTGCGTTGA
- a CDS encoding SCO4402 family protein has translation MEKFELSKIEYPAMREELISYLEGLSSVDYQYNAWVSRANPDIGYDEFNYAVHFLYDDTDLANDPRSWIGIVLRGESEVAAISDVVNSIDRVFDKYGTCLTDAEYLTKLEWVDVVESSKRALIIFSQMLSF, from the coding sequence ATGGAGAAGTTCGAACTGTCCAAAATAGAATATCCCGCGATGAGAGAGGAACTGATCTCTTACTTGGAGGGGTTGTCCAGTGTTGATTATCAATACAACGCTTGGGTATCTAGAGCGAACCCTGATATAGGTTATGATGAGTTTAATTATGCTGTTCATTTTTTATACGATGACACTGATTTGGCAAACGATCCTCGCTCTTGGATTGGAATTGTGCTGAGAGGGGAAAGCGAAGTTGCAGCGATTTCTGATGTTGTTAACAGTATTGACAGGGTTTTTGATAAGTATGGGACTTGTCTTACAGATGCGGAGTACTTGACGAAGCTTGAATGGGTTGATGTTGTTGAGTCATCAAAAAGAGCTTTAATAATATTTTCTCAGATGTTGTCGTTCTGA